A window of the Labrus mixtus chromosome 8, fLabMix1.1, whole genome shotgun sequence genome harbors these coding sequences:
- the nmnat3 gene encoding uncharacterized protein nmnat3 encodes MATRRVPLVLLACGSFNPITNQHMRLFELARDHMHSTGQYQVVGGIVSPVSDGYGKQGLVLAKHRIAMAKLALQSSNWVTVDEWESQQPDWTETVVTMRYHYGRILKEYEGHIEQDDFNGNSISLPSPRPQLKLLCGADFLDTFKIPGLWQDDHVEEVAGRFGLVCVSRGGLQPERAVQESDTLSRHSQNIFLVREWVRNETSATEVRRGLRRGLSVKYLIPDSVIDYVHQHNLYTEDSERTNEGMVLRPLAKQAQQPVKSLDDYVNVAIRKIANLLKPDKEIVHDGDHITIKTLSTFKNYNMDFHVGKEFEEDLSGVDDRKCMVGIWTETTITWEGNKLVCVQKGEIEGRGWTHWVDGDELHLQSPSSHKLTYQSFSALMPHDSFKSRTIPCTVPLLALFKGLHTAVSPASSMPADFNGRWILETSDKFEDYLKVLNIDFATRKIAISLSQTKVVTQNGDKFDFKTLSTLRNYELSFTVEVEFDEYTKGLDNRNIKSLVTWEGDKLVCTQKGEKANRGWKHWIEDGKLCLELTCEDVICLQVFKRKD; translated from the exons ATGGCGACTCGCCGTGTGCCACTAGTCCTGCTGGCCTGCGGCTCCTTTAATCCCATCACCAACCAGCACATGAGACTGTTTGAACTGGCCAGAGACCACATGCACAGCACAG GCCAGTACCAGGTGGTGGGTGGCATCGTGTCTCCAGTGAGTGACGGTTATGGAAAGCAAGGCCTGGTACTGGCTAAGCACAGAATTGCTATGGCTAAGTTGGCGCTGCAGAGCTCAAACTGGGTCACAGTTGATGAATGGGAGAGCCAACAGCCAGACTGGACAGAGACTGTGGTAACCATGAG GTATCATTACGGGCGTATTCTGAAGGAGTATGAAGGGCATATTGAGCAAGACGACTTCAATGGAAATTCTATTTCCCTCCCAA GCCCCCGCCCCCAGCTGAAGCTCCTCTGCGGAGCTGATTTCCTCGACACCTTTAAGATCCCCGGCCTGTGGCAGGACGACCACGTGGAGGAGGTGGCCGGACGTTTCGGTCTCGTCTGTGTTAGTCGAGGGGGTCTTCAACCCGAGCGAGCCGTGCAAGAGTCAGACACTCTTTCCCGCCACAGTCAAAACATTTTCCTGGTGAGGGAGTGGGTGAGGAATGAAACGAGCGCTACCGAGGTCCGGCGAGGTCTTAGACGTGGTCTGAGCGTGAAGTACCTGATCCCAGATTCTGTGATAGATTATGTTCACCAGCACAACCTCTACACGGAGGACAGCGAGAGGACAAACGAGGGCATGGTACTGAGGCCGCTCGCCAAACAGGCACAACAGCCTGTGAAGAGTCTGGATGACT ATGTAAATGTAGCCATCAGAAAAATCGCCAACTTGCTGAAGCCTGACAAGGAAATCGTCCATGATGGGGACCACATTACCATCAAAACCCTCAGCACTTTCAAAAACTACAACATGGACTTTCACGTGGGCAAGGAGTTTGAGGAGGATCTTTCCGGAGTGGATGACAGGAAATGCATGGTGGGTATTTGGACTGAG ACCACAATCACCTGGGAGGGAAACAagctggtgtgtgtgcagaagggAGAGATTGAAGGTAGAGGCTGGACCCACTGGGTGGACGGAGATGAGCTTCATCTG CAATCCCCTTCAAGCCATAAACTCACTTATCAATCCTTTTCTGCCCTCATGCCCCATGACTCATTTAAAAGCAGGACCATTCCTTGCACCGTCCCCCTACTGGCACTTTTTAAAGGTCTACACACAGCAGTGTCACCAGCTTCCAGCATGCCTGCAGACTTCAATGGGAGGTGGATACTCGAGACCAGTGACAAGTTTGAGGATTATTTAAAAGTCCTGA ATATCGACTTTGCTACGAGGAAAATTGCCATTTCCCTATCTCAGACCAAAGTAGTCACTCAAAATGGAGATAAGTTTGACTTCAAAACACTGAGCACCTTAAGGAATTACGAGCTCTCCTTCACCGTAGAGGTCGAGTTTGATGAGTACACCAAGGGACTGGACAACAGAAATATCAAG AGTCTGGTGACCTGGGAGGGGGACAAGCTGGTGTGCACGCAGAAAGGAGAAAAGGCAAACCGTGGATGGAAACACTGGATCGAGGATGGCAAACTTTGCCTG GAGCTGACGTGTGAAGATGTAATTTGTCTTCAAGTGTTCAAAAGAAAAGACTGA
- the rbp1.1 gene encoding retinol-binding protein 1.1 has translation MPTDLNGYWKMISSDNFEEYMKALDVNVAIRKIANLLKPDKEIVHDGDHITIKTLSTFKNYNMDFHVGKEFEEDLSGVDDRKCMTTITWEGNKLVCVQKGEIEGRGWTHWVDGDELHLELRAAGTVSHQVFKKS, from the exons ATGCCCACTGATCTGAATGGATATTGGAAAATGATTTCCAGTGATAACTTTGAGGAGTACATGAAGGCTCTTG ATGTAAATGTAGCCATCAGAAAAATCGCCAACTTGCTGAAGCCTGACAAGGAAATCGTCCATGATGGGGACCACATTACCATCAAAACCCTCAGCACTTTCAAAAACTACAACATGGACTTTCACGTGGGCAAGGAGTTTGAGGAGGATCTTTCCGGAGTGGATGACAGGAAATGCATG ACCACAATCACCTGGGAGGGAAACAagctggtgtgtgtgcagaagggAGAGATTGAAGGTAGAGGCTGGACCCACTGGGTGGACGGAGATGAGCTTCATCTG gagctgagagctgcaggaaCTGTTAGCCATCAGGTCTTCAAGAAGTCCTAA
- the copb2 gene encoding coatomer subunit beta', which translates to MPLRLDIKRRLTARSDRVKSVDLHPTESWMLASLYNGSVCVWNHETQTLVKTFEVCDLPVRASKFVARKNWVITGADDMQIRVFNYNTLERVHMFEAHSDYIRCIAVHPTQPYILTSSDDMLIKLWDWEKKWSCSQVFEGHTHYVMQIVINPKDNNQFASASLDRTIKVWQLGSSSPNFTLEGHEKGVNCIDYYSGGDKPYLISGADDRQVKIWDYQNKTCVQTLEGHAQNVSCVSFHPELPIIITGSEDGTVRIWHSSTYRLESTLNYGMERVWCVSGLRGSNNVALGYDEGSIIIKVGREEPAMSMDTNGKIIWAKHSEIQQANLKAMGDAEIKDGERLPLAVKDMGSCEIYPQTIQHNPNGRFVVVCGDGEYIIYTAMALRNKSFGSAQEFVWAHDSSEYAIRESSSIVKIFKNFKEKKSFKPDFGAEGIYGGFLLGVRSVNGLAFYDWENTELIRRIEIQPKHIFWSDSGELVCIATEESFFILRYMADKVAASQENNEGVTEDGIEDAFEVQGEIQEIVKTGLWVGDCFIYTSSVNRLNYFVGGEIVTIAHLDRTMYLLGYIPKDDRLYLGDKELNIVSYSLLVSVLEYQTAVMRRDFGMADKVLPTIPKEQRTRVAHFLEKQGFKQQALAVSTDPEHRFELALQLGELKIAYQLAVEAESEQKWKQLAELAISKCQFGLAQECLHHAQDYGGLLLLATASGNATMVGKLAEGAEKDGKNNVAFMTYFLQGKLDQCLELLIRTNRLPEAAFLARTYLPSQVSRVVKLWRENLAKVNQKAAESLADPTEYENLFPGLKEAFAAEHFLRESCLGTTRPAKDYPLVTLNEDRNILEEAQGYEPKGIFIPHGTKTQDSEESVAAATVAAAAAAVTFAQPEPAAAPAVDKEEEEEEEEEEEEEEEEEQEEVAEFSQSKEKILDELEVDLDNMELDDIDTTDVNLDDDFLDD; encoded by the exons ATG CCTCTGAGGCTGGATATCAAGCGGAGGTTGACAGCCAGGTCAGACCGAGTGAAGAGTGTGGACCTTCACCCGACAGAGTCGTGGATGCTGGCCAGTCTTTACAacggaagtgtgtgtgtttggaaccATGAAACACAG actCTTGTCAAGACCTTTGAAGTGTGTGACCTCCCTGTCAGAGCCTCTAAGTTTGTGGCTAGGAAGAACTGGGTCATCACCGGAGCA GATGACATGCAGATCCGTGTGTTTAATTACAACACCTTGGAGCGGGTTCACATGTTTGAGGCCCACTCAGATTACATCCGCTGCATTGCAGTCCATCCTACCCAGCCCTACATCCTCACCAGCAGTG ATGACATGTTGATCAAGCTATGGGACTGGGAGAAGAAGTGGTCATGCAGCCAGGTGTTTGAGGGTCACACTCACTATGTCATGCAAATAGTTATCAACCCCAAGGACAACAACCAGTTTGCCAGTGCCTCCCTGGACAGGACTATTAAG GTCTGGCAGCTAGGCTCTTCATCTCCCAATTTCACTTTGGAGGGCCATGAGAAAGGAGTCAATTGTATTGATTACTACAGCGGAGGGGACAAGCCTTACCTCATCTCAGGAGCTGATGACCGCCAAGTAAAGATCTGGGACTACCAG AACAAGACGTGTGTGCAGACTCTGGAGGGCCACGCCCAAAACGTATCTTGTGTCAGCTTCCACCCAGAGCTACCCATCATCATCACCGGCTCAGAAGATG GTACCGTGCGTATCTGGCACTCAAGCACTTACCGCCTGGAGAGCACCCTGAACTATGGCATGGAGagagtgtggtgtgtgtctggcCTCAGGGGCTCCAACAATGTAGCACTGGGCTATGATGAAGGAAGCATCATCATCAAG GTGGGTCGAGAGGAGCCAGCCATGTCTATGGACACTAATGGAAAAATAATCTGGGCTAAACACAGTGAAATACAGCAAGCCAACCTGAAAGCCATGGGTGACGCTGAGATCAAGGATGGAGAGAGGTTGCCATTGGCTGTCAAAGACATGGGCAGCTGTGAGATCTACCCCCAAACCATCCAACATAACCCCAATGGAAG gtttgttgttgtgtgcGGAGATGGAGAGTATATCATCTATACTGCCATGGCTTTGAGGAACAAGAGCTTCGGCTCAGCACAGGAGTTTGTCTGGGCTCATGACTCATCTGA gTATGCTATCAGAGAAAGCAGCAGTATTGTCAAAAtcttcaaaaatttcaaagaaaagaaatcttTCAAGCCGGACTTTGGAGCTGAAG ggaTCTATGGAGGTTTCTTGCTTGGAGTGAGATCAGTCAATGGCCTTGCATTTTATGACTGGGAGAATACAGAGCTGATCCGCCGTATTGAGATCCAGCCCAAACAC ATCTTCTGGTCAGACTCTGGTGAACTTGTCTGCATCGCTACAGAggaatcctttttcattttgcgTTACATGGCAGATAAAGTAGCTGCCTCTCAAGAAAACAATGAAGGAGTGACCGAGGATGGTATTGAAGATGCCTTTGAG GTCCAGGGAGAGATCCAGGAGATTGTAAAGACCGGACTCTGGGTGGGAGACTGCTTCATCTACACCAGCTCTGTGAACCGGCTCAACTACTTTGTAGGAGGAGAGATTGTTACTATCGCTCACCTGGACAG AACCATGTACCTGCTGGGTTATATACCCAAAGATGACCGTCTGTACCTGGGAGACAAGGAGCTCAACATTGTCAGCTACTCCCTGCTGGTCTCTGTCCTGGAGTACCAGACAGCCGTCATGAGGAGGGACTTTGGAATGGCTGACAAGGTGCTACCCACTATTCCCAAGGAGCAGCGAACCAGGGTGGCCCATTTCCTTGAGAAACAG GGTTTCAAGCAGCAGGCGCTGGCTGTGTCCACTGACCCAGAACACAGGTTTGAGCTGGCGTTACAACTGGGAGAATTGAAGATTGCTTACCAACTGGCTGTAGAGGCAGAG TCTGAGCAGAAGTGGAAGCAGTTAGCAGAGCTGGCTATCAGTAAGTGCCAATTTGGTCTGGCCCAGGAGTGCCTGCACCATGCCCAGGATTATGGTGGCCTGCTCCTCCTTGCCACGGCCTCTGGTAACGCCACTATGGTGGGCAAGCTGGCTGAAGGGGCAGAGAAGGACGGCAAGAACAACGTGGCCTTCATGACCTACTTCCTGCAGGGAAA ACTGGATCAATGTTTGGAGCTCCTGATCAGGACAAACCGACTACCTGAAGCAGCCTTCCTAGCTCGCACTTATCTGCCCAGTCAGGTGTCCCGTGTGGTCAAATTGTGGAGGGAGAACCTGGCAAAGGTTAACCAGAAG GCGGCAGAGTCCCTAGCAGACCCTACAGAGTATGAGAATCTATTCCCCGGGCTGAAAGAAGCCTTTGCAGCTGAGCATTTCCTCAGAGAGAGCTGCTTGGGTACCACCAGGCCCGCCAAAGATTATCCTCTTGTCAca CTCAATGAAGACAGGAATATTCTTGAAGAGGCTCAGGGATATGAGCCCAAAGGAATCTTCATTCCTCATGGCACCAAG ACTCAAGATAGTGAGGAATCAGTGGCAGCAGCTActgttgctgcagcagcagcagctgtgacgtttgcacagcctgaacctgctgctgccccAGCAgtggacaaagaagaagaggaggaggaggaagaagaagaggaggaggaggaagaagaagaacaggaggAAGTCGCTGAATTCTCACAGTCAAAAGAAAAG ATTCTGGACGAGCTGGAGGTTGACTTGGACAACATGGAGCTGGATGACATTGATACAACAGACGTTAACCTGGATGATGACTTTCTAGATGACTGA
- the LOC132978980 gene encoding segment polarity protein dishevelled homolog DVL-3-like isoform X1 codes for MGETKIIYHLDDQETPYLVKLSVPADKVTLADFKNVLKKPNYKFFFKSMDDDFGVVKEEISDDNAKLPCFNGRVVSWLVSGDGAHTDAGSVADSLDAPPPLERTGGIGDSRPPSYQSGKAASVRDSLDNDTETGSMVSQRRERERPRRKHTNEHGGRQNGLSSRPAGRGGPDYDSCSSFMSSELESTSCFDSEDDDATSRFSSSTEQSSSRLMRRHRRRRRKPKASNMDRSSSFSSITDSTMSLNIITVTLNMEKYNFLGISIVGQSNERGDGGIYIGSIMKGGAVAADGRIEPGDMLLQVNDINFENMSNDDAVRVLRDIVHKPGPITLTVAKCWDPNPRSCFALPRSEPIRPIDPAAWVSHTAAMTGVYPAYGMSPSMSTVTSTSSSISSSIPETERFDDFHLSIHSDMATVAKAMACPESGLEVRDRMWLKITIANAFIGSDVVDWLFHHVEGFSDRREARKYASNLLKAGYIRHTVNKITFSEQCYYIFGDLCGNMTHLSIHDHDGSSGGASDQDTLPPLPHPGAAPWPMALPYQFPIPHPYDLPQPFHGGPGAGSAGSQHSGSSGSNCSKNEGRKSGGSGSEPEIRSHRAPSERSVAPPSERSVRSSVSHRSANSHSIAYGPGLIYGPPGLPPQPQHLSTAAPGAPPGRELATVPPELTASRQSLRMAVGNAGEFFVDVM; via the exons ATGGGGGAGACCAAAATTATATACCACCTCGACGACCAGGAGACACCGTATCTGGTGAAGCTGTCGGTGCCGGCGGACAAAGTCACTCTGGCAGACTTCAAAAATGTCCTCAAGAAGCCAAATTACAAATTCTTCTTCAAATCTATGGACGATGACTTCGG GGTGGTAAAGGAGGAAATATCTGACGACAACGCCAAGCTGCCCTGTTTCAATGGACGTGTGGTGTCATGG CTGGTCTCTGGAGATGGTGCCCACACAGATGCAGGCTCAGTGGCAGACAGTTTAGACGCGCCACCCCCTTTGGAGAGAACCGGGGGCATTGGGGACTCAAGACCACCTTCCTATCA GAGTGGGAAGGCAGCAAGTGTTCGAGATAGTTTggacaacgacacagagactgGCTCCATGGTGTCGCAAaggagagagcgggagaggcCGCGACGGAAACACACCAACGAACACG GTGGAAGGCAGAACGGTTTGTCATCGCGACCTGCGGGACGCGGGGGCCCCGACTACGACAGCTGCTCATCCTTTATGAGCAGCGAGCTGGAGTCCACTTCCTGCTTTGATTCAGAGGACGATGACGCAACTAGCAG ATTTAGCAGCTCCACTGAACAGAGCTCCTCTCGTCTAATGAGACGACACCGCCGTCGCCGGCGGAAACCCAAGGCCTCAAATATGGACAGG TCTTCATCATTCAGCAGCATCACAGACTCCACCATGTCTCTGAACATCATCACTGTTACTCTCAACATGG agaaGTACAACTTTTTGGGCATCAGTATTGTGGGTCAGAGTAATGAGAGGGGAGATGGAGGGATCTACATTGGCTCTATCATGAAGGGTGGAGCTGTGGCTGCAGACGGACGCATAGAGCCTGGGGACATGCtgttgcag GTGAACGACATCAACTTTGAGAACATGAGCAATGATGATGCAGTACGAGTGCTGAGGGACATTGTGCACAAACCAGG CCCCATTACTCTGACTGTGGCAAAGTGCTGGGACCCCAACCCTCGGAGCTGCTTCGCTCTACCCAGGA GCGAGCCAATCCGACCCATTGACCCAGCTGCGTGGGTGTCCCACACAGCGGCTATGACTGGGGTTTATCCTGCGTACGGCATGAGCCCTTCCATGAGCACTGTCACCTCCACCAGCTCCTCTATCAGCAGCTCTATCCCGGAGACTGAAA GATTCGATGACTTCCACCTCTCCATCCACAGCGACATGGCAACAGTCGCTAAGGCAATGGCCTGCCCGGAGTCGGGTCTGGAGGTGCGAGACAGGATGTGGCTCAAGATAACCATCGCAAACGCCTTTATTG GTTCTGATGTGGTGGACTGGCTCTTCCATCATGTTGAAGGGTTCTCAGATCGCAGAGAAGCCCGTAAATATGCCAGCAACCTGCTAAAGGCTGGCTACATCCGACACACTGTCAACAAGATCACCTTTTCTGAACAATGTTACTACATCTTTGGAGATCTCTGTGGCA ACATGACCCACCTGTCTATTCATGACCATGATGGTTCCAGTGGGGGCGCCTCAGATCAGGACACTCTCCCCCCTCTGCCACATCCTGGGGCAGCCCCCTGGCCCATGGCCCTTCCTTACCAGTTCCCCATTCCTCACCCATATGACCTGCCACAGCCATTCCATGGAGGACCAGGAGCTGGTAGTGCAGGAAGCCAGCACAGCG GAAGCAGCGGTTCCAACTGCAGTAAGAACGAGGGACGGAAGTCTGGTGGCAGCGGCAGTGAACCAGAGATCAGGAGCCACCGAGCTCCAAGCGAGCGCTCAGTGGCTCCCCCTAGTGAGCGAAGCGTCCGTAGCTCTGTCAGCCACCGCAGTGCCAACTCCCACTCAATAGCCTACGGTCCTGGCCTCATCTACGGCCCCCCTGGCCTGCCCCCCCAGCCGCAACATCTATCTACAGCAGCACCTGGCGCCCCACCAGGCAGAGAGCTCGCCACTGTGCCACCTGAGCTCACAGCCTCCCGCCAGTCACTGCGCATGGCGGTGGGCAATGCAGGAGAATTCTTTGTTGATGTGATGTAA
- the LOC132978980 gene encoding segment polarity protein dishevelled homolog DVL-3-like isoform X2: MGETKIIYHLDDQETPYLVKLSVPADKVTLADFKNVLKKPNYKFFFKSMDDDFGVVKEEISDDNAKLPCFNGRVVSWLVSGDGAHTDAGSVADSLDAPPPLERTGGIGDSRPPSYHGKAASVRDSLDNDTETGSMVSQRRERERPRRKHTNEHGGRQNGLSSRPAGRGGPDYDSCSSFMSSELESTSCFDSEDDDATSRFSSSTEQSSSRLMRRHRRRRRKPKASNMDRSSSFSSITDSTMSLNIITVTLNMEKYNFLGISIVGQSNERGDGGIYIGSIMKGGAVAADGRIEPGDMLLQVNDINFENMSNDDAVRVLRDIVHKPGPITLTVAKCWDPNPRSCFALPRSEPIRPIDPAAWVSHTAAMTGVYPAYGMSPSMSTVTSTSSSISSSIPETERFDDFHLSIHSDMATVAKAMACPESGLEVRDRMWLKITIANAFIGSDVVDWLFHHVEGFSDRREARKYASNLLKAGYIRHTVNKITFSEQCYYIFGDLCGNMTHLSIHDHDGSSGGASDQDTLPPLPHPGAAPWPMALPYQFPIPHPYDLPQPFHGGPGAGSAGSQHSGSSGSNCSKNEGRKSGGSGSEPEIRSHRAPSERSVAPPSERSVRSSVSHRSANSHSIAYGPGLIYGPPGLPPQPQHLSTAAPGAPPGRELATVPPELTASRQSLRMAVGNAGEFFVDVM, translated from the exons ATGGGGGAGACCAAAATTATATACCACCTCGACGACCAGGAGACACCGTATCTGGTGAAGCTGTCGGTGCCGGCGGACAAAGTCACTCTGGCAGACTTCAAAAATGTCCTCAAGAAGCCAAATTACAAATTCTTCTTCAAATCTATGGACGATGACTTCGG GGTGGTAAAGGAGGAAATATCTGACGACAACGCCAAGCTGCCCTGTTTCAATGGACGTGTGGTGTCATGG CTGGTCTCTGGAGATGGTGCCCACACAGATGCAGGCTCAGTGGCAGACAGTTTAGACGCGCCACCCCCTTTGGAGAGAACCGGGGGCATTGGGGACTCAAGACCACCTTCCTATCA TGGGAAGGCAGCAAGTGTTCGAGATAGTTTggacaacgacacagagactgGCTCCATGGTGTCGCAAaggagagagcgggagaggcCGCGACGGAAACACACCAACGAACACG GTGGAAGGCAGAACGGTTTGTCATCGCGACCTGCGGGACGCGGGGGCCCCGACTACGACAGCTGCTCATCCTTTATGAGCAGCGAGCTGGAGTCCACTTCCTGCTTTGATTCAGAGGACGATGACGCAACTAGCAG ATTTAGCAGCTCCACTGAACAGAGCTCCTCTCGTCTAATGAGACGACACCGCCGTCGCCGGCGGAAACCCAAGGCCTCAAATATGGACAGG TCTTCATCATTCAGCAGCATCACAGACTCCACCATGTCTCTGAACATCATCACTGTTACTCTCAACATGG agaaGTACAACTTTTTGGGCATCAGTATTGTGGGTCAGAGTAATGAGAGGGGAGATGGAGGGATCTACATTGGCTCTATCATGAAGGGTGGAGCTGTGGCTGCAGACGGACGCATAGAGCCTGGGGACATGCtgttgcag GTGAACGACATCAACTTTGAGAACATGAGCAATGATGATGCAGTACGAGTGCTGAGGGACATTGTGCACAAACCAGG CCCCATTACTCTGACTGTGGCAAAGTGCTGGGACCCCAACCCTCGGAGCTGCTTCGCTCTACCCAGGA GCGAGCCAATCCGACCCATTGACCCAGCTGCGTGGGTGTCCCACACAGCGGCTATGACTGGGGTTTATCCTGCGTACGGCATGAGCCCTTCCATGAGCACTGTCACCTCCACCAGCTCCTCTATCAGCAGCTCTATCCCGGAGACTGAAA GATTCGATGACTTCCACCTCTCCATCCACAGCGACATGGCAACAGTCGCTAAGGCAATGGCCTGCCCGGAGTCGGGTCTGGAGGTGCGAGACAGGATGTGGCTCAAGATAACCATCGCAAACGCCTTTATTG GTTCTGATGTGGTGGACTGGCTCTTCCATCATGTTGAAGGGTTCTCAGATCGCAGAGAAGCCCGTAAATATGCCAGCAACCTGCTAAAGGCTGGCTACATCCGACACACTGTCAACAAGATCACCTTTTCTGAACAATGTTACTACATCTTTGGAGATCTCTGTGGCA ACATGACCCACCTGTCTATTCATGACCATGATGGTTCCAGTGGGGGCGCCTCAGATCAGGACACTCTCCCCCCTCTGCCACATCCTGGGGCAGCCCCCTGGCCCATGGCCCTTCCTTACCAGTTCCCCATTCCTCACCCATATGACCTGCCACAGCCATTCCATGGAGGACCAGGAGCTGGTAGTGCAGGAAGCCAGCACAGCG GAAGCAGCGGTTCCAACTGCAGTAAGAACGAGGGACGGAAGTCTGGTGGCAGCGGCAGTGAACCAGAGATCAGGAGCCACCGAGCTCCAAGCGAGCGCTCAGTGGCTCCCCCTAGTGAGCGAAGCGTCCGTAGCTCTGTCAGCCACCGCAGTGCCAACTCCCACTCAATAGCCTACGGTCCTGGCCTCATCTACGGCCCCCCTGGCCTGCCCCCCCAGCCGCAACATCTATCTACAGCAGCACCTGGCGCCCCACCAGGCAGAGAGCTCGCCACTGTGCCACCTGAGCTCACAGCCTCCCGCCAGTCACTGCGCATGGCGGTGGGCAATGCAGGAGAATTCTTTGTTGATGTGATGTAA